A window of the Henckelia pumila isolate YLH828 chromosome 3, ASM3356847v2, whole genome shotgun sequence genome harbors these coding sequences:
- the LOC140891592 gene encoding polycomb group protein FIE1, giving the protein MAKVPLGCDPVVGSLTPLKKREYRVTNRLQEGKRPIYAIVFNFIDSRYFNAFATAGGNRVTVYQCLEGGVIAVLQSYIDEDKDESFYTVSWACNIDGTSFLVAGGLNGIIRVIDTGSEKIYKSFVGHGDSINEIRTQPLKPSLVVSASKDESVRLWNIHTGICILIFSGAGGHRNEVLSVDFHPSDMYRIASCGMDNTVKIWSLKEFWTYVEKSFTWTDLPSKFPTKYVQFPIFIASVHTNYVDCNRWIGDFILSKSVDNELVLWEPKMKEHSPGEGTADILQKYPVPECDIWFIKFSCDFHYQTVAVGNREGKIYVWEVQSSPPVLAARLSHVQSKSAIRLTAISFDGSIIMCCCEDGTIWRWDVVASC; this is encoded by the exons ATGGCCAAGGTTCCCTTAGGGTGCGATCCGGTGGTGGGATCACTGACGCCGTTGAAGAAGCGCGAGTATAGAGTTACCAATAGACTCCAGGAAGGCAAACGTCCCATCTACGCTATCGTTTTCAACTTCATTGACTCCCGCTACTTCAATGCCTTCGCCACCGCCGGTGGTAATCGC GTTACTGTTTACCAATGTCTGGAAGGTGGTGTAATAGCTGTACTTCAGTCCTACATCGATGAAGAT AAAGATGAATCTTTTTATACTGTAAGCTGGGCGTGTAATATTGATGGAACTTCATTTTTGGTTGCTGGAGGACTTAATGGAATTATCCGTGTTATTGATACTGGCAGTGAGAAGATATACAAG AGTTTTGTTGGTCATGGGGATTCAATAAATGAGATTAGGACCCAGCCACTGAAACCATCACTGGTGGTGTCAGCAAGCAAA GATGAATCAGTTCGGCTATGGAACATCCATACTGgaatatgtattttgatattttctggTGCTGGGGGACATCGTAATGAAGTTCTTAGTGTG GACTTCCACCCTTCGGACATGTATCGTATTGCAAGCTGTGGAATGGATAACACTGTTAAAATCTGGTCATTGAAAG AATTCTGGACGTACGTAGAGAAATCATTTACTTGGACAGACCTACCTTCCAAGTTTCCCACTAAATATGTACAGTTCCCT ATTTTTATTGCATCAGTACACACTAATTATGTTGACTGCAATCGGTGGATTGGTGACTTTATACTGTCCAAG AGTGTAGATAATGAACTTGTACTATGGGAACCAAAAATGAAAGAGCATTCCCCTGGTGAG GGCACTGCTGACATTCTTCAAAAATATCCCGTCCCTGAATGTGATATTTGGTTCATTAAGTTTTCCTGTGATTTCCATTATCAGACAGTGGCTGTAG GGAATAGGGAAGGAAAGATATATGTATGGGAAGTGCAATCTAGTCCTCCTGTCCTCGCTGCAAG GTTATCTCATGttcagtcaaaatctgccattaGATTGACTGCCATATCCTTTGATGGAAG CATTATTATGTGTTGCTGTGAAGATGGAACAATATGGCGCTGGGACGTGGTAGCAAGTTGTTGA
- the LOC140893098 gene encoding photosynthetic NDH subunit of lumenal location 3, chloroplastic, with protein MATAANLNAIFETLPAIPKLCSFEKNRRKAKICCYLDKKNDGIQEPSRRFVLSVATFAVFGNAGVGNSMAEDNGYWLTGPIPVPYAVNDINNKETGTRSFLKKGLYIANIGTKGRMHRLKKYAFDLIAMGDLIAQGDTLNYVRRYLRLKSTFMYHDFDKVITAALEDDKKSLTDLANRLFDNVEKLESAVRKQNLTQTESCHQATVSILEEVMSRMA; from the exons ATGGCGACTGCAGCTAATTTGAATGCCATATTCGAGACTCTACCCGCCATTCCCAAGCTCTGCAGCTTCGAAAAGAATCGCAGAAAGGCCAAAATTTGTTGCTATCTTGACAAGAAGAACGATGGGATTCAAGAGCCTTCAAGAAGATTTGTATTAAGTGTTGCAACATTTGCGGTGTTCGGGAACGCCGGTGTCGGGAACTCGATGGCAGAAGACAATGGATATTGGCTCactggtcctataccagtaccTTATGCTGTCAATG ATATCAATAACAAAGAGACGGGAACTCGTTCATTTCTCAAGAAAGGACTGTACATTGCAAACATTGGCACTAAAGGGAGAATGCATCGATTGAAAAAATACGCTTTCGATCTCATAGCAATGGGGGACTTGATAGCGCAAGGGGACACGTTAAACTATGTGCGGAGATATCTACGCCTTAAATCTACGTTCATGTACCATGATTTCGACAAAGTTATCACCGCAGCATTGGAAGATGATAAGAAATCTCTTACTGATCTTGCCAACAGATTATTTGACAATGTAGAAAAG CTCGAAAGCGCAGTAAGAAAGCAGAATTTGACTCAGACCGAGTCATGTCATCAAGCAACAGTATCGATTCTTGAAGAGGTCATGAGTCGAATGGCATAA